In Polypterus senegalus isolate Bchr_013 chromosome 12, ASM1683550v1, whole genome shotgun sequence, the following are encoded in one genomic region:
- the LOC120540518 gene encoding jerky protein homolog-like encodes MSNKRKHASYDVQQKVDVIERIRNGETCIKVSRELGVPESTLRGWIKDENKLRTFLDELDESGLRRKRARTAKDPELDKTTYNAFCEARNNGIPISGPVIQAQAEKLYKEIHGPDADPEFTVSSGWLKRWKQQHSISQVKINGEIKSADTVAAEEFIPKFQQFIEEQQLTEEMIYNADETGLYYKILPDRTLAMKKDKTSKARYKQIKDRVTMLFCCNWMGHHKLTPLCIGKFGSPRCFHNINMSSLPLDYDHSKNAWMTAAIFEKWFHQTFIPDVRRHLRSKGMEPRACLLLDNCPAHPSTETLKSRDGKIFVYYLPKNTTSKIQSLDHFCVQSQL; translated from the coding sequence ATGAGTAATAAACGTAAACACGCTTCATATGATGTTCAGCAAAAGGTGGATGTCATCGAAAGAATACGAAACGGAGAAACTTGCATTAAAGTAAGCAGAGAGTTAGGGGTACCTGAGTCAACACTACGCGGATGGATCaaagatgaaaacaaattaagaacATTTCTTGATGAGCTTGATGAAAGTGGTTTAAGACGCAAGAGAGCCAGAACAGCAAAAGATCCAGAATTAGACAAAACAACTTATAATGCATTTTGTGAGGCTAGAAATAATGGCATCCCTATTTCTGGTCCAGTCATCCAAGCGCAGGCAGAAAAATTATACAAGGAAATTCATGGTCCCGATGCAGATCCTGAGTTTACAGTTTCAAGTGGCTGGCTGAAAAGGTGGAAACAGCAACACAGCATTTCACAAGTAAAGATCAATGGCGAGATTAAGTCAGCAGACACTGTAGCAGCAGAAGAGTTCATTCCCAAATTTCAACAAttcatagaagaacagcagctaACAGAAGAGATGATTTACAATGCTGATGAAACGGGCCTTTACTACAAAATACTGCCTGATAGGACTTTAGCCATGAAGAAAGACAAGACTAGCAAAGCACGTTATAAACAGATCAAAGACAGGGTGACAATGTTATTTTGCTGTAACTGGATGGGTCATCACAAGCTAACACCCCTTTGTATTGGCAAGTTTGGATCCCCAAGATGTTTCCACAACATCAACATGTCATCATTACCACTGGACTACGATCACAGCAAGAATGCCTGGATGACAGCAGCAATTTTTGAGAAGTGGTTTCACCAAACGTTCATCCCTGATGTCCGTAGGCACCTTAGAAGCAAGGGAATGGAACCACGAGCATGCCTACTTCTAGACAACTGTCCAGCCCACCCCTCTACAGAGACATTGAAGTCCAGAGATGGCAAGATTTTCGTTTATTACCTTCCAAAGAATACAACATCCAAGATTCAGTCCCTAGATCATTTCTGTGTTCAAAGTCAATTATAG